A window of Leptolyngbya sp. FACHB-261 genomic DNA:
TGGCCAGACTATTCTCACCGCTTCTGCTGATGGCACTGCTCGCGTGTGGCCTTATGACAACTTGGATAGACTGCTAACGCGGGGCTGCCAATGGCTTGAAGGTTACTTGATTGCCAGTCCCGAAGATTTGGAAACACTAAAGGTTTGCCAAAAGCAGGCTCATTAGTTAGAGAACCCGCATTCACTAAGCCCTGACAAGATTTAATCACTGAGTCAAAAAAACTACTTGCCAAAGCGCTTACTTTGCTCTACTGTTTCATATCAGTTCAGTCTTCAAAGCGCCGCCTAGAGGCCGATGCAACAGCCCTAGGCGACTGACCTCCAAGTTGGTGTTGAGCCAACCAGGAAGCTACGGTGGAGTTTAGCACTCCGTCCGGGGCCAACCCCATTCATTGAAAGCCGGTCAGGCAGGGGAGCCTTGAACCTGAAGCGAAGGGGTAATTCCATAACAGAATTACCCCTTTAAAAACTGGCTCAACAATTAGCCCCTGCAATGGCTCCAAGCCAAGGATTTTTACTAATGACCCAAACCCCAGCCGCAACCTTTAACGAAAGCGACTTCAACATCCTGCTAATCCTAGTCGAGCGCTATACCCTCTCCACCGTCCTTGCCGCCCTCAGTCGCATTTGCCTACGCCAAGCCGAACGCTTCGAAACCACACAGCAAAGCCGAGAAACCATCCGCGAATGGCGAGAAGACGCCAGCATTTTGACCAAAGCTTTAATCCAACTCAACCATTAAAAACCTCACCCAAAAAACCTGCCCCCAAAGCTACCGTGCGAAGGCTTAATTAAAGTTGAGGAGGCAGGTTTTCTTGAAGGATTTTTTTAAAGATGCCTCTTAAAGAAGAGCCAACCTACAACATGGCAAGACATGCCACACAAAAAACCCCAAAAGATTCTAGTAGAGGTCAAACCCCTCAACTGATCCACAACAAGACGGCTCTAGACCTATTGAGGCATGATTACAAAAGAGCACAACCGTAGCTGTGTAAGAGGTAAGCCATGTACGTGTTGATCGGCGGCGCAGGCATGATGGGACTCCATCTCGCCCAGAAGCTGATGGAAATGGGGCATACCGTTGCGGTTCTCGATACCGATCCCCTGGCCTGTCGTTATGCCCGTGAGAAAGTCGGCGTCATGGCCTTTGAAGGCAGTGCCGTCAGCACCAGTGTCTTGATCGAAGCAGGCATCCGCAGAGCCGATTCCATCGCCGCAACCCTGGGCAGCGACGCCATGAACCTGGCCCTAGTCACCCTGGCCAGACACTACGGCGTGCCTCACATCGTTGCGCGCATGAGCGACTCCGACTTCGAAGAGCCTTATCGCATTGCTGGCGCCAGCCACGTAATCAGCACCATGGAACTGGCCGTCAACACTATGGCCAACGCCATCGAATACCCCCAAGTCGAATCGATGATGCACTTCGAGCAAGGGCAGGTAGAGGTTCTAAAACTGCCAGTCCCAGCCCACTGCTACGTGGTCGGACGCACCGTGGCTCGCATCGCCCAGGATCCCCGTTTTCCCCAAGGGTCTTTGATTATTGGCTATCAATGCCACGCTTGTGCAGATCTGATCATCCCCAACGGCAGCACCGTCCTGGAGCAGGGCTCCACAATCCTGGTCGTCACCAAGCCTGAGCTCGTCCACCAGATGATCGACTTCATGGGCATCGACACTAATCGTCTTCCAGCCCCAGCAGTTGCTCGTTGAGGTCTTTGAGATAAGCTTGCACGATTTCCTCAGAGACAATGCGCTTGCGCAGAGCATCACTGACCGCCCCCTTTTCAGCCAGAAGCAACCGCCGCCGAATGGCATCGAGTTTAGAGCGGTCACCAGGAACCGCTAGCGACTGTTCCGACCGTTGGTTATACAAGTCCCGCAAAATTCGTTCAGAAGTCGCCACGCGGGACTGGTAAGCCGCTCGCATTTCTTCGTAAATTGCTTTCGGTAAAATGCCTGCTTTCAAAAGACTATCCAGCTCATCCTGAGCCGCTTTAGCCGTAATCAGTCGCACCTGAAGCTCATCGACCTGCTGACGCACACTGGAGAGACTCGCTAACTTCAAGCGTTTCACTAACCAGGGCAGGCTGATCCCCTGGCCCACCAGCGAAACTAACACCGTACCAAACACCAGGGCGATCAGTTGCTCCCGCCCCGGTAAAGTTGCCGGCAAGCTCAGTGCCAGAGCCATCGACAGCGAGCCCTTGATGTTGCCCAAAAACAGAACATGCTGCCAAACCAGGGGAATCGGACGGTCAAAGAAGCGCAGCAGCGCCAGCAACGGGTAGACAGAGAGCGCCCGCCCCACCTGATAGATCAGAACCGCCAACAGTACTGCAGGCAAGGTTTGCCACAGGGTAATCAGATCAACTTCTAAGCCAATCAGCAGAAAGATAAACGTATTCACCCCGAAGCCCGCATATTGCCAGAAGCTATACAGGGTGACTTGAGTAGAGGCTGAAGCCGATTGCGATAGGCCAAGATTGCCCACGACTAGCCCCGCCACAACCACCGCAACGGCACCTGATACTCCCAAGAGATGACCGACTTGAAATGCACCTAAGGCCACCGCCACCGTCAGCAAAATATCACTGAGGGGATCTTCCGATTGCCGAAACAAACCAACACTGAGATAGCCCAAACCCAGCCCGACTAAAGTCCCTCCCATAATCACCACAAACAGCTCTTGTAATCCACCTAAAAAGGTTATTGAGCCAGTGACGTGAACATTGGTGAGTAGGGCAAATAGAACTAGCGCAATGCCATCGTTGAGTAAACTTTCGCCCTCAACAATCGTTGATAGCCTAGAGGGAACCGACACTTCTTTAAAAACAGCAATCACGGAAACAGTATCAGTGATCGCTAGAATCACACCGACAAACAAAGCAGGTAGCCAAGCCAGACCTAAACTGAACTTGATTAAAACTGCAGTAACCCCCGAGGCCAGTACAACTCCCGGCCCTGCCAAAATTCCGATTGGTTTGATGGTGCTGCGCAGACGGCTGATATCGGTATTGATCGACGCTTCAAAAATCAGAATCGGTAAAAAGAGGTTCAGAATTAGTGAAGAATCCAAACCAATTCGACGCGGTAAGAGTTCAGTAATCGCCAATCCTGCCAATACCAAACCGGTCACGTAAGGGACTCGCAGCCGTTGAGTCAGCAGGGCAACGCCCGTAGCAACTAGTAACAAAATAATCAGAATGATCACTAGCCCAGAAACATCTCCCTGGCCGTCGCTGACGGAGACAGTAGGGCTTGCTAGAAGCAATGGTTCCAGAGGCTGCATCATGAGTCTCAATCTAGATGAACGTTACAGGTCAGACCAGGTTCCAGGATACCGGGTTCAGGCAGCCCCGCAACTTTTGAGGCCATTTCAAGGGTTCAAATTCCAATACAGTATCCCTCCACGCAGCTACAGTTGCGAGAAGAGATACAATGCAGTCACCTTTGATTTAGCCAAGCCTATGAATTTTAGATCGATAGCTCGCTGGCGTAGCTATTTAATGCAAATAGCACTCATTTCTTTGGCGATTGTTATAGGCTTCGCGTTTTGTTACTGGCTTGCTGAGCATCTTGATTGGGGTCATGTATTAACCCGAGAAGGCAAACGAGAAACTGCATTTGCTGAGCTTCTCTACTTCAGTATGGGCACCTTTTTTCGCATTGGTTATGGCGACCAGGTGCCTACGGATCTCTCCCGTTGGATCGTCGGTTTAGAAGCCCTCTGTAATTTTTTGGTTACGTTAGTCTATATTGCTCAATTAGTCGCTGATTCAATGGAACGCTCCATCGTCAATAAGACCAGAGAGCGCCTGGAGAATCTATTCGGTCGTTATGAATAGCCGTTATGAATAGTCGTTATAAACAAACTATACAAATTTTCTCAATGAGAGCTAAATCAAAACCCCTCCCAACATCTCCTTGGTGACAGGAGGTTGAGAGGGGTTTGATTCAGCAGTTAAAAAGTGAGTTGGTGTTATTCCTTCTGTCTTAGAACCTTTCGGGGACACTCTCTATTGCACTTGCCCAATTCAACAACAGTCCAGGTTTAGGTCCAGGTTCAGCTTTCGAGGTAAGGGGCGAAGTGGTGATTTTCGGAAGCTTGCTCGCTTCTGGACTCAGTTTTGCTAGAGGTCTGATCTTTGAGGAGAGCATTAAACCCCTCTTGGACAAAATGATTGTCCGCCGTCAGGACATCGGTTAGCTGATGGCTGCGCATTGTCTCCATTGTGATGCAGTCAGTCAGGCTATAGCCCTTACTGAGGCGCTGTTCATAGAGTTTAAGGCCCGACAGAAATGAGGCACGGGTTTGCGGCAAGACCTGAATCGAAGGATTGTCGAGGATGCTTTGCACCATCAAAACGGCCCGCTGTTTCATCTCAATGCCGTAGGAGGCAAAGAGGCTAAGAAACTCGACCAGGACTTCATCTGTAGTGATGAGTTGGTGCTGGTAGAGGGACTGGCTGACGGTTTTGGCTTTCCGGTGATATTGGTCTCTGGGATTGGCAAGTGCGACCCAGTAAAAGGTATCGGCAAAGACAGCTTTCATGCCTCGCGTACGGGTAGACCGTAGAGGTAATGGTCGTGCTGAATCGAGGCGTCTGCCGGCAGTTGGCTCAACTCCTCCTCTGGCATACCTGCCATAATCTGGTCAAAGATTTCCCAAATCGGTTGCTTGACTGGTTTGACGAAAGCAATCGTCAACAGTTGCAGCTCGGATTCGGTGTCTTCGAGTTGCTCGGCAACTTTACGCAACGCTAGGGCTTGGACTCTGGTAGTGGCTTGGCCTTGGCTTTGACCATAGGCCAGCACGTCAGGCATTTCAGCGACTTCTGCTAGCCAACGCCCGTCTGATTCCTGTACTAGCTCGACTGTGAAGTTCATGGGACCCCAAATTCGTGCTTACACAATCAGCGTTAATACGCCTTTTCGCCTTCAGGGAGGCGTCTCGATTTGCCCTGATGCTCTAAGAGTTCAACACAAAAGCTTCACGATCCGGGCTTTTTGCTTCATCGCGCCAGCAATTACCAGCAGAATCACTCCAATGGGTGACTTTAGAGGCAGCAAGCGGAGACAGAAAAAACCAGATCTGCTCAACGAACAAACCTGCCATGTTAGTCCCTGATCCAGCCCGGTGATTCAGTATTTTTGTTAACTGGCAGAGCGCTCACTTATTCCTTGAGTTATAAGGAGGCACAGCTTGCAGCTCACTAGGGTTGATCTAATGGTGCATTTGACTACCTTGAGAGACTTAATGGAATACAATTCTTTTCGAAAGACTAACCAGATTCATCTAACAGCTCTCGATTCAATTCTCAAGTAGCTTCTCAGAATCAAGCAGGCTCAAAGTCATAACGGCTTTTGAGCGAACAAGCACACAAGATATTTCCCAGGAAGAAGTCAAGGAATTTAAGATGATGATAGCTACGACAGGGACAAGTCTGACTTCACCTAAGCAGGATGATTCGAAGCTGGCAGATGTCAAGGATGAGAGCAAAAAACCAGTTTCAGTCGCAGCAACATTAGTTCAGAACAACGCTTTACCTGAACTAGACAATTGCTTCTATTGTCAGCCCTCGCTTCCCCCACAGCCCTTTCTAGACGCTCTCACAAAAGCATTCGGTCAGCACTTCAGTCGAGTAGAAGAATCTGCAGCTTCTCGGGAGCTGATTATTTTCATCGCGAGTAGTGTGGCTCGACTGATTTCACCGATGAGAACTCCCGATGGAGAAGCGCGTGAAGGGGCAAAAACAAAGATTAGAGAACTCGAAGAGGATGTCAGCGTCTGTGTTGGTTGCCTCAAAAACATTATCAAGAGCGATCTGGAGAATTTCCTTAATGCAAGAAAACAGGTTAATGCAGAAAAACAGGACGAGGAAATCAGAAAATATATTAGAGACCTCATTAGAAACCTCGAGAAATTAATCGAATATTGGATTAAGGAGGATCTCTTTAAGGACTTTATGGCTAGGAAAATAACGGGAGCTGAGATGATCTCCGCAAGCCCGGCAGAGGGAAATATTGTGAATTTATTTTCTAAGCCGTCTACTGAAAAGGCAGGTCCGATTCCGAAGACCATACTTCAAATTGCAGCTAACCCTGGTGCAGAGGGACTTGAGCACAATTATCTACAAGTCCCATACACCGGATTAATCGGATTAATCGAACCAATCAAACCAATCAAATTAAAGGCACAAGACTTTTTAGCTCTACCGAGTTTCATTGATCTCAGCAGCTGGTGTACGCATCCAGTTTCAGAGCAACCCTCAAACCCCCCCGACGCTTGCGCAGCCTACGCTGGTACAGCGTTGATGGAGTATTTCCAAAATAAGAAGGCACCTAAGGAGCAGCCGGGAACTGCCAGCTTTAGGCCCTTTATTGCCTCTAAAGCTTTTCTCTATAAAACCACCAACAATTTATTGCCTGAGGGTGTTGGCGCCTCGATTCAAGCCACGATGAAAGCTTTGTCAGAGTTTGGTGTTCCGCCAGAGCAAGCTTGGGCTTCGACAGTAGAGAACTTTCAGGAATCACCTCCCTCCTCCGTCACCAAACAAGCGCAGAACTACAAAGCAGAGGCTTACTTCCGTCTGGACCGTCCCAGGCTGTCTAAAGAAGAATTATTGGCTCAAATCAAAGTTTCGTTAACTGCAGGTTGCCCTTGTCTATTTGGGGTCAGACTCCACGATTCGGTGCCTGAATCCTCAAAAGCAACGGGATACCTTTTATATCCAGATAGCACCCTTGAGCTTGCCAAAGACAAAGGCCATGCCTTGCTTGCGGTCGGTTATGATGATGCCAAACAGATCGGCAAGACTTCGCCAGGGGCTTTGTTGGTTAGAAACTCTTGGGGCGAAGACTGGGGAGTAAAGGGCTACGGTTGGCTCCCCTACGATTACGTCCTGAAAGATTGGCAGGGAGAACCCCTGACTGCGGATTGGTGGTCCTTTCTGAAGGCCAAGCAGAATGAGGGTAAGCAGTTTGAGCTGACCTCACTTTCTGACTGGAGGCAACATATTGGCTGGCCGAAAAGAAGCTAGGGCTGAACAGAGCTAATTTTAAACCGGCATGACTACATCTAGTTCTCTAGCCTCTGACCCCGATCAAGCAAAAACTAAGCTTGATGTTTTTGTGTCTTACTCCCGTAAAGACAAGGAGTTTGTTTGGAATTTATGCGAAGCGCTTAAACAGCACAACCGACGGGTTTGGGTTGATTGGGAAGATATTCCACCAGGAGCGGACTGGCGCGAGTCAATCGGTTCAGGAATCATCGCAGCCGATACCTGTCTGTTTGTACTGAGCCCGGATTCGGTAGTGTCTAAGGAATGTCTTGCTGAGCTTGAGTATGCCATCCAACACAACAAGCGCTTAATTCCAGTGGTCTATCGAGACGTCAATGACAGCACTGTCCATCCAGTGTTGGCAGCGCTAAACTGGGTTGTCTTCCGGGATGGGAATGATTGGCAGCTTGCGCTTCAGACCTTGCTGAATGGGCTAGATACAGACTTGGCTTATGTGCACACGCACACTCGTCTGTTGTTGCGGGCTCAGGAGTGGGACCAAAAAGCTCGCAATGACTGCTTCTTACTGCGGGGTCATGACTTAGAACAAGTGGAACGCTGGCTGGCTCAAGAAACCGCCAAAAATCCTAAGCCTACGCCTCTGCAACGGGAATACGTTATTGCCGGTCGGCTAATTGAAACCAAGCGGCAGAAGCTCATGTTGGGCAGTGTAACCGCAGCACTCATCCTCTCAACCGCTTTAGGCCTGGTGGCTTTTCGGCAGTACCAGATTGCCGAAGCCCACCGTCAAGAGGCAGTGGTTCGGGAAATCGAAGCGCTAGGGTTTTCCTCAGAGGCGTTGTTTGCATCTGGCCGCAAGTTTCAGGCGCTAATCCAGGTACTCCGAGCGGGCCGTCAGCTCCAACGAGCGACTTGGGCTAAAGCGGAAACCCGCGATTCAGTTGTAGCGACGCTGGGGCAGGCGGTGTCTCAGATCCAAGAAGCAAACAGTTTGGTTGGCGCAGACGACTGGGTTTCTGGGGTAAGTGTCAGCCCTGATGGACAACTGGTTGCCGCTGCTAGCTTTGACAAAACAGTGCGACTCTGGCAACAAAACGGCCAGTTGCTCCAAACCCTGCGCGGTCACACAGACCATGTCAATGGCGTGAGCTTTAGCCCTGATGGGCAAATGCTGGCCTCCGCCAGTCGGGACAAAACAGTGAAGCTCTGGCAACGGGACGGCAAGCTGATCAATACCCTGCGCGGGCACGGAGCTGAGGTTTGGGCCACGGCTTTTAGTCCCGATGGGCAAATGTTGGCTTCGACCAGTGCAGACGGCACGGTCAAACTGTGGCAGAAAGACGGCAAGCTGATCAATACTCTGCGTGGGCACCAGGGCATTGTCTATGCAGTCAGCTTTAGCCCAGACAGACAAACCCTTACTTCGGCCAGTGCAGATAGCACCGTCAAGCTTTGGCAGAAAAACGGCAGGCTGATCAATACCCTGCGTGGGCACCAGGGCATTGTCCACGCAGTTAGCTTTAGCCCCGATGGGCAAACCCTGGCTTCTGCAGGGCAGGACGGGACGGTCAAACTTTGGCAGCGGGACGGCAAACTACGCGCCAGCCTTAGTGGGCACACCGATCGGGTTTATGACATGCGCTTTAGCCCCGATGGGCAAACCCTGGCTTCTGCGGCAGCGGATAAAACCATACGGCTTTGGAAGCTGGATGGCACACCAATCACAATCCTTAGAGGGCACGATGGCGAGGTTCAATCGCTCAATTTCAGCGCCGACGGCCAATTTCTAGCTTCCAGCAGTCGGGACAGTACGGTGAAGCTTTGGAAGCTGGATAACCCCTTGCTGACTGTGCTGGCTGGGCACGGAGATGACATTAACAGTGTCAGCTTCAGCCCAGATGGGCAAACGCTAGTCTCGGCCAGCACAGACCAAACCATTAGACTGTGGCAACGCAATGGCAAGCTGATCCGAAGCTTTGGCAGCGGACACGGTTGGGTTATCAGTGCAGGTTTCAGCCCGGATGGTCGGCGGATTGCTTCGGGCGACGAGGACAATACAGTGAAACTCTGGAACTTGGATGGCACCCTGTCGAGAAGTTTGGGCGGTCATCAGAGTTGGATCAACAGCATCGCTTTCAGCCGTGATGGGCAAAGGCTGGCCTCTGCTAGCGAGGATGGCACAGTAAGGCTCTGGCGGTCCGATGGCACACCATTGACTGTTTTGAGAGGGCATCAGGGCGATGTGTTTGATGTCAATTTCAGTCCCGATGGGCAAACCCTGGCTTCTGCCGGTCTCGATTCAACTGTGAAGCTCTGGCGCTTGGATGGAACGGTCCTGGCTAGCTTAAAGGGGCATGAGGGCATTGTCTACCGGGCTAGCTTTAGCCCTGATGGCAAAACTGTGGCCTCGGCGGGAGCGGACCATACCGTCAAGCTTTGGCAACCAGACGGCACTCTCGTGAATACGCTCAAGGGGCACAGTGCTGAGGTTTATAGTGCGCGGTTCAGCCTGGATGGTAAGACCTTGGCCTCGGCTGGGCAGGACAATTTGATCAAGCTCTGGCGACCTGCTGATGGCAGTTTAGTTGCCACGCTCAAGGGGCACAGCGCTAATGTTGCTAGCCTGAGTTTTAGCCCTGATGGGGCAATTCTTGCCTCTGCCAGTTCAGATGATAGGGTGCTGCTGTGGCACTGGCAGGAGTTCGAGCTGGAGAAGCTGCTGGAGCACAGCTGTGCTTGGCTACACGACTATTTGCAAACCAATCCCAATGTGTCTGCGTCTGACCGTCAACTTTGCCAGTGAGCGCAGATTTGCCAGTAGACACGAAGAGTAGTGTAGATAGCTGCTTTGGCCCATACTTGGCTGAAATCATTTTGTTTGCAAAAAAAGCGCCTCCCACTATGGCTTGGGAGGCGCGCTGTTCACACGAGGATTATCTAGGAGTCACTCACCAGGTAACACTTGCTTAGCTCGTTTGAGCTTCAGCCCCAGTTTTGATTCTGCCTTTGGCCTGTCGGCGGGCACGCTCACTCTTGCGAACACCACCCGCCATTTCGTATTCGCGGCTGTCTTGACCATAGTGTGAGGCGATGTCAAGCAGGATTTGCGAACTCAGGGTTGCTAGGGATTTCTCTAGTTCCACAAGCTCTGTCTGAGCTGAATTAACGATTGCTAAATTGATGTTGTAAGCGATTTGCTTGATCCGCAGTTCATCAATTGCGGTGGTGAACTCGCTGAGAGTCCGTGAGCCGCTAAGGGTGAGGCCCAAACCAATGGCTTTTAGTCCAGCCGAACGTTGCTCGGCTTTTTCCAACACTTTGGAGCTACGGGTCTTACGTGGCATTTTTATTTACCTCCTACTGGGGTCGCTGATTTTATATTTCCCAGCTTCCTCAAGCGCCATCTCTGGATAATTTCGGAACTTTTGTCTATGGCAGGCTTGTCCTAGGGGTTTCTTCAGTAGTTTTCCTGAGAAAATAATTTGAGAGCTACCTTCGCAAATAAATTAGTGGCAAACGTTACGACATTAGTGGCAAACGCTACGACATTAGTGGCAAATGTTACGACGTTACTGGCAAACGCTACAACATTAGTGGCAAATGTTACGGCGTTGGTGGCAAACGCTACGACATTGCTGGCAAATATCGATTTTTAGCCAATGGCGAGAAGGATGGGGGACACGGCTGTCCAAGCTCAGGGTTGGCCCAGGTGCGAGGTCACCGGAGCATTCAGAAGTCACAAAGGTGATCTCCAAGTTCTGGATTACTAATATCGAGGAGCCAGCAGTGAGTCTCTAAGGGACAAATCATAAAGCAAACCTTAAGCAGGTTATCCGTTAAGAGCCTTTTTGGGGCTGTCTGTAGCTAAGAGGCTCAATTTTTTAAGAAGCTATGCTTGCTGGATTACCTCACTCTGTAGGTCAGTTTAAATGACGTATGTTAGACTCGCGGAAAGCAATTGGCAATAAGCCAAGAATTGAGATCTAATAGACAGCGTTGAAGGGGGGAGATTTTTTGAACCATCAGCACGGGTCTTACGGGAAGGTACCAGAATTTGCCAAGTACATTGAGGCTGTGCCTCAAGAATTTGTGCAAGCTTATGCTCCATGCAAGGGGATCGAGTTTGCCAAATTTGGCACCGGAGCAATTAGAGCCACACAGGGCATTGAACTGGCTAAAGCAAGAGGCGTTGAATTTGTCAGAGCGAGTTCCGAATTAGGGAGGATAGCTCAGAGCATTCAGGGTTTGACG
This region includes:
- a CDS encoding type II toxin-antitoxin system VapC family toxin — its product is MKAVFADTFYWVALANPRDQYHRKAKTVSQSLYQHQLITTDEVLVEFLSLFASYGIEMKQRAVLMVQSILDNPSIQVLPQTRASFLSGLKLYEQRLSKGYSLTDCITMETMRSHQLTDVLTADNHFVQEGFNALLKDQTSSKTESRSEQASENHHFAPYLES
- a CDS encoding TrkA family potassium uptake protein yields the protein MYVLIGGAGMMGLHLAQKLMEMGHTVAVLDTDPLACRYAREKVGVMAFEGSAVSTSVLIEAGIRRADSIAATLGSDAMNLALVTLARHYGVPHIVARMSDSDFEEPYRIAGASHVISTMELAVNTMANAIEYPQVESMMHFEQGQVEVLKLPVPAHCYVVGRTVARIAQDPRFPQGSLIIGYQCHACADLIIPNGSTVLEQGSTILVVTKPELVHQMIDFMGIDTNRLPAPAVAR
- a CDS encoding two pore domain potassium channel family protein, which encodes MQIALISLAIVIGFAFCYWLAEHLDWGHVLTREGKRETAFAELLYFSMGTFFRIGYGDQVPTDLSRWIVGLEALCNFLVTLVYIAQLVADSMERSIVNKTRERLENLFGRYE
- a CDS encoding TIR domain-containing protein; the protein is MTTSSSLASDPDQAKTKLDVFVSYSRKDKEFVWNLCEALKQHNRRVWVDWEDIPPGADWRESIGSGIIAADTCLFVLSPDSVVSKECLAELEYAIQHNKRLIPVVYRDVNDSTVHPVLAALNWVVFRDGNDWQLALQTLLNGLDTDLAYVHTHTRLLLRAQEWDQKARNDCFLLRGHDLEQVERWLAQETAKNPKPTPLQREYVIAGRLIETKRQKLMLGSVTAALILSTALGLVAFRQYQIAEAHRQEAVVREIEALGFSSEALFASGRKFQALIQVLRAGRQLQRATWAKAETRDSVVATLGQAVSQIQEANSLVGADDWVSGVSVSPDGQLVAAASFDKTVRLWQQNGQLLQTLRGHTDHVNGVSFSPDGQMLASASRDKTVKLWQRDGKLINTLRGHGAEVWATAFSPDGQMLASTSADGTVKLWQKDGKLINTLRGHQGIVYAVSFSPDRQTLTSASADSTVKLWQKNGRLINTLRGHQGIVHAVSFSPDGQTLASAGQDGTVKLWQRDGKLRASLSGHTDRVYDMRFSPDGQTLASAAADKTIRLWKLDGTPITILRGHDGEVQSLNFSADGQFLASSSRDSTVKLWKLDNPLLTVLAGHGDDINSVSFSPDGQTLVSASTDQTIRLWQRNGKLIRSFGSGHGWVISAGFSPDGRRIASGDEDNTVKLWNLDGTLSRSLGGHQSWINSIAFSRDGQRLASASEDGTVRLWRSDGTPLTVLRGHQGDVFDVNFSPDGQTLASAGLDSTVKLWRLDGTVLASLKGHEGIVYRASFSPDGKTVASAGADHTVKLWQPDGTLVNTLKGHSAEVYSARFSLDGKTLASAGQDNLIKLWRPADGSLVATLKGHSANVASLSFSPDGAILASASSDDRVLLWHWQEFELEKLLEHSCAWLHDYLQTNPNVSASDRQLCQ
- a CDS encoding sodium:proton antiporter, translating into MMQPLEPLLLASPTVSVSDGQGDVSGLVIILIILLLVATGVALLTQRLRVPYVTGLVLAGLAITELLPRRIGLDSSLILNLFLPILIFEASINTDISRLRSTIKPIGILAGPGVVLASGVTAVLIKFSLGLAWLPALFVGVILAITDTVSVIAVFKEVSVPSRLSTIVEGESLLNDGIALVLFALLTNVHVTGSITFLGGLQELFVVIMGGTLVGLGLGYLSVGLFRQSEDPLSDILLTVAVALGAFQVGHLLGVSGAVAVVVAGLVVGNLGLSQSASASTQVTLYSFWQYAGFGVNTFIFLLIGLEVDLITLWQTLPAVLLAVLIYQVGRALSVYPLLALLRFFDRPIPLVWQHVLFLGNIKGSLSMALALSLPATLPGREQLIALVFGTVLVSLVGQGISLPWLVKRLKLASLSSVRQQVDELQVRLITAKAAQDELDSLLKAGILPKAIYEEMRAAYQSRVATSERILRDLYNQRSEQSLAVPGDRSKLDAIRRRLLLAEKGAVSDALRKRIVSEEIVQAYLKDLNEQLLGLEDD
- a CDS encoding C1 family peptidase; this translates as MMIATTGTSLTSPKQDDSKLADVKDESKKPVSVAATLVQNNALPELDNCFYCQPSLPPQPFLDALTKAFGQHFSRVEESAASRELIIFIASSVARLISPMRTPDGEAREGAKTKIRELEEDVSVCVGCLKNIIKSDLENFLNARKQVNAEKQDEEIRKYIRDLIRNLEKLIEYWIKEDLFKDFMARKITGAEMISASPAEGNIVNLFSKPSTEKAGPIPKTILQIAANPGAEGLEHNYLQVPYTGLIGLIEPIKPIKLKAQDFLALPSFIDLSSWCTHPVSEQPSNPPDACAAYAGTALMEYFQNKKAPKEQPGTASFRPFIASKAFLYKTTNNLLPEGVGASIQATMKALSEFGVPPEQAWASTVENFQESPPSSVTKQAQNYKAEAYFRLDRPRLSKEELLAQIKVSLTAGCPCLFGVRLHDSVPESSKATGYLLYPDSTLELAKDKGHALLAVGYDDAKQIGKTSPGALLVRNSWGEDWGVKGYGWLPYDYVLKDWQGEPLTADWWSFLKAKQNEGKQFELTSLSDWRQHIGWPKRS